A DNA window from Enterobacter asburiae contains the following coding sequences:
- the dbpA gene encoding ATP-dependent RNA helicase DbpA, with protein sequence MTAFSTLNVLPAAQLDNLNELGYLTMTPVQAAALPAILEGRDVRVQAKTGSGKTAAFGLGLLQHIDAALFQTQSLVLCPTRELADQVAGELRRLARFLPNTKILTLCGGQPFGAQRDSLQHAPHIIVATPGRLLDHLQKGTVSLDALQTLVMDEADRMLDMGFSDAIDEVIRFAPADRQTLLFSATWPEAIAAISGRVQKNPLTIEIDSVDALPAIEQQFFETSQQGKISLLQKLLSQHQPASCVVFCNTKKDCQSVCDALNAAGQSALSLHGDLEQRDRDQTLVRFANGSARVLVATDVAARGLDIKSLELVVNFELAWDPEVHVHRIGRTARAGNSGLAISFCAPEEAQRANILSEMLQIKLNWMNAPASASIVPLEAEMATLCIDGGKKAKMRPGDVLGALTGDVGLDGADIGKIAVHPAHVYVAVRQAVAHKAWKQLQNGKIKGKTCRVRLLK encoded by the coding sequence GTGACCGCTTTTTCTACCCTGAATGTTCTGCCCGCCGCCCAGCTCGATAACCTCAACGAGTTGGGTTACCTCACGATGACGCCTGTTCAGGCGGCCGCGTTGCCCGCCATCCTCGAGGGCCGTGACGTGCGCGTGCAGGCGAAAACGGGCAGCGGGAAAACGGCGGCATTTGGCCTTGGCCTGTTGCAGCACATCGATGCGGCGCTTTTTCAGACCCAGTCTCTGGTGCTGTGCCCGACACGCGAACTGGCAGACCAGGTCGCGGGTGAACTGCGTCGCCTGGCGCGTTTCCTGCCCAACACCAAGATTTTAACCCTCTGCGGCGGACAGCCGTTCGGCGCGCAGCGTGATTCACTCCAGCATGCGCCGCACATTATTGTCGCAACGCCCGGCCGCCTGCTGGATCACCTGCAAAAAGGCACCGTCTCGCTGGATGCGTTACAAACGCTGGTGATGGATGAGGCAGACAGGATGCTGGATATGGGCTTCAGCGATGCAATTGACGAGGTGATCCGTTTCGCCCCGGCCGATCGTCAGACGCTGCTGTTCTCCGCGACCTGGCCGGAGGCCATCGCCGCCATCAGCGGGCGCGTGCAGAAAAATCCGCTTACCATTGAAATCGACAGCGTAGATGCGCTGCCCGCCATCGAGCAGCAGTTCTTTGAAACTTCGCAGCAGGGGAAAATTTCGCTCCTGCAGAAATTGCTGAGCCAGCATCAGCCTGCGTCCTGCGTGGTGTTCTGTAATACCAAAAAAGACTGTCAGTCGGTCTGTGATGCCCTGAATGCCGCCGGCCAGAGCGCATTGTCGCTGCATGGCGATCTGGAACAGCGCGATCGCGATCAGACGCTGGTCCGCTTCGCTAACGGCAGCGCCCGCGTTCTTGTCGCAACCGACGTCGCTGCGCGCGGTCTGGACATTAAATCCCTGGAGCTGGTGGTGAACTTTGAGCTGGCGTGGGATCCTGAAGTGCACGTGCACCGTATTGGCCGTACCGCGCGCGCGGGAAACAGCGGTCTGGCGATCAGCTTCTGCGCACCGGAAGAGGCGCAGCGCGCCAACATTCTCTCTGAGATGCTGCAGATTAAGCTGAACTGGATGAATGCACCGGCCAGCGCCAGCATTGTGCCGCTGGAGGCTGAAATGGCGACGCTGTGCATTGATGGCGGTAAAAAAGCCAAGATGCGTCCAGGTGACGTATTAGGGGCGCTGACCGGGGATGTGGGTCTGGACGGGGCGGATATCGGCAAGATTGCGGTCCATCCGGCGCATGTCTACGTAGCGGTTCGCCAGGCGGTTGCCCATAAGGCATGGAAGCAGCTGCAAAACGGGAAAATTAAGGGTAAAACCTGTCGCGTACGTCTGCTGAAATAA
- the ttcA gene encoding tRNA 2-thiocytidine(32) synthetase TtcA gives MQENQEINKKEQYNLNKLQKRLRRNVGEAIADFNMIEEGDRIMVCLSGGKDSYTMLEILRNLQQSAPVKFSLVAVNLDQKQPGFPEHILPEYLEKLGVEYKIVEENTYGIVKEKIPEGKTTCSLCSRLRRGILYRTATELGATKIALGHHRDDILQTLFLNMFYGGKMKGMPPKLMSDDGKHIVIRPLAYCREKDIERFSQAKGFPIIPCNLCGSQPNLQRQVIGDMLRDWDKRYPGRIETMFSAMQNVVPSHLADVELFDFKGINHESEVVNGGDLAFDREDIPMQPAGWQPEEDDNQFEELRLNVLEVK, from the coding sequence ATGCAAGAGAATCAAGAGATTAACAAAAAAGAGCAATACAACCTGAATAAACTGCAAAAGCGACTGCGCCGTAACGTGGGCGAAGCCATTGCAGACTTCAACATGATTGAAGAAGGTGACCGCATCATGGTCTGCCTGTCAGGGGGTAAAGACAGCTATACCATGCTGGAGATCCTGCGTAATCTTCAGCAAAGCGCACCGGTGAAATTTTCCCTGGTGGCGGTCAACCTTGACCAGAAACAGCCGGGCTTTCCGGAGCACATTCTGCCGGAATACCTCGAGAAGCTGGGCGTTGAGTACAAAATCGTCGAAGAAAATACCTATGGCATTGTGAAAGAGAAAATCCCGGAAGGGAAAACCACCTGCTCACTCTGCTCTCGTCTGCGCCGCGGCATTCTGTATCGTACCGCGACGGAGCTGGGCGCGACCAAAATTGCGCTGGGCCATCACCGCGACGATATCCTGCAAACGCTGTTCCTCAATATGTTCTACGGCGGCAAGATGAAAGGCATGCCGCCTAAGCTGATGAGCGATGACGGCAAGCACATTGTGATCCGCCCTCTCGCCTACTGCCGCGAAAAAGACATTGAGCGTTTTTCTCAGGCTAAAGGTTTCCCGATCATTCCATGTAACCTGTGCGGCTCTCAGCCGAACCTGCAGCGTCAGGTGATTGGCGACATGCTGCGCGACTGGGATAAGCGTTATCCGGGTCGTATCGAAACCATGTTCAGCGCGATGCAAAACGTTGTCCCTTCCCATCTCGCGGATGTGGAGCTGTTCGACTTTAAAGGCATCAACCACGAGTCAGAAGTTGTGAACGGCGGGGACCTGGCGTTTGATCGGGAAGATATTCCCATGCAGCCAGCGGGCTGGCAGCCGGAAGAAGATGACAATCAGTTTGAAGAGCTGCGTCTCAACGTGCTTGAAGTGAAGTAA
- a CDS encoding ASCH domain-containing protein — MVQVEELKMKYPGAVAWQMGDGPELASVLADLIKKGIKTATCGSFASYAQDVSAPRMGSYNIILDGQNVPVCVIRLVSMRLVRFCDVNEEFARKEGEGDLSLEYWQKEHQRFFFREGHFSEDMELIAEEFELVEVL; from the coding sequence ATGGTTCAGGTTGAAGAATTAAAAATGAAGTACCCAGGCGCAGTGGCCTGGCAAATGGGTGACGGCCCGGAACTGGCGAGCGTGCTTGCGGACCTGATTAAAAAAGGAATCAAAACGGCCACCTGCGGATCTTTTGCCTCGTACGCGCAGGATGTGTCTGCTCCGCGGATGGGGAGCTACAACATAATTCTTGATGGCCAGAATGTCCCGGTCTGTGTGATCCGGCTGGTTTCAATGCGGCTGGTGCGTTTTTGCGATGTAAATGAAGAATTCGCTCGCAAAGAGGGTGAAGGCGATTTAAGCCTTGAATACTGGCAGAAAGAGCATCAGCGATTTTTCTTCCGCGAAGGCCATTTTTCTGAAGATATGGAACTGATCGCGGAAGAATTTGAATTGGTTGAGGTGCTGTAA
- a CDS encoding cyclic diguanylate phosphodiesterase, which translates to MRHASIPVAAATTMFLLGVFIINLQVWYSARADSLAEAHYVVRNMNVILKEARHATEMAMQLAENECDAEGQYRLGTEAALQPHLRTIVILKNDAVWCSSLPGNRVLLVNSSVLPESSLLLVPSASTVNGLPVLLYQTIHAGSRIIVSISDSHIRDALDMPLNGVEYSLRVGNTLLSLTGDVTAADHTKKEILTVKASGYPFSVQFNSPPLFSLKRLFNRAGGVVLFLLIISSLSAYILQRYISKDVSPEESLRIAIYRNEIIPYYQPVVSGKEGTLRGVEVLARWKHPQSGFISPASFIPLAEKSGLIIPLTQSLMRQVAIHMNAIATLLPEGFHVGINFSASHIVAPTFVEECLHYKRSFTQQDLNLVVEVTEREPLDIDEQLVNTLNELHNNGFAIALDDFGTGYSGLSYLQDLHIDYIKIDQSFVARVNANEDSTLILDSVLELAKKLSISIVAEGVETEEQLDYLTRNHIRFLQGYFFYKPLPFKELVKVLLSKPKVKVRVE; encoded by the coding sequence ATGCGCCATGCATCTATCCCCGTAGCTGCAGCCACGACAATGTTTTTGCTCGGCGTTTTTATCATCAATTTACAGGTTTGGTATTCTGCGCGGGCTGATAGCCTGGCAGAGGCGCACTACGTCGTACGGAACATGAATGTTATTCTTAAAGAAGCTCGCCATGCGACTGAGATGGCAATGCAACTTGCCGAGAATGAGTGTGATGCTGAAGGGCAATATCGGCTGGGCACCGAGGCGGCATTACAGCCTCACCTGAGAACGATCGTTATTCTGAAAAATGATGCGGTCTGGTGCTCCTCGTTACCGGGAAACCGCGTATTGTTGGTCAACAGCTCAGTGCTGCCTGAGTCATCATTGCTCCTCGTCCCTTCGGCCAGTACCGTCAACGGTCTTCCGGTTCTCTTGTATCAGACAATTCACGCCGGAAGCCGGATCATCGTTAGCATCAGCGATAGCCATATCCGGGATGCGCTGGATATGCCATTAAATGGCGTTGAATATTCCCTGAGAGTAGGCAATACCCTTTTAAGCCTGACAGGTGATGTGACGGCGGCAGACCATACGAAGAAAGAGATATTAACGGTAAAAGCCTCTGGTTATCCTTTCTCGGTACAATTCAACTCTCCACCTCTTTTTAGTCTTAAGAGATTATTCAATCGAGCCGGAGGCGTGGTGTTATTCCTGCTGATAATATCGTCTCTCTCTGCTTATATTCTTCAACGCTATATTTCTAAGGATGTTTCACCCGAAGAGTCACTGCGCATCGCCATTTACAGAAATGAAATTATTCCGTATTACCAACCCGTCGTGAGCGGCAAAGAGGGAACCTTGCGGGGTGTGGAAGTGCTGGCCAGATGGAAACATCCACAATCAGGGTTTATTTCTCCTGCATCCTTCATTCCTCTTGCGGAGAAATCCGGTTTAATTATTCCTTTGACTCAGAGCTTAATGAGGCAGGTTGCAATACACATGAATGCTATTGCGACATTGCTGCCGGAAGGGTTTCACGTAGGGATTAACTTCAGCGCTTCTCATATCGTTGCGCCCACCTTTGTTGAAGAGTGTCTCCACTACAAGCGCAGCTTCACTCAACAGGATCTCAACCTCGTCGTTGAGGTGACGGAGCGTGAACCGCTCGACATTGATGAACAACTCGTTAATACATTGAATGAGCTACATAATAACGGATTTGCCATTGCGCTGGATGACTTTGGTACGGGTTATTCCGGCCTGTCCTATCTGCAGGATCTGCACATTGACTACATTAAAATCGACCAGAGCTTTGTTGCCAGGGTTAACGCGAATGAGGACTCAACCCTAATCCTTGATTCGGTACTGGAGTTGGCCAAAAAACTCTCAATTAGCATCGTGGCGGAAGGCGTTGAAACTGAAGAGCAGCTCGATTACCTCACACGCAATCATATCCGGTTTTTACAGGGGTATTTCTTTTACAAACCTCTTCCTTTCAAGGAACTGGTCAAAGTTCTCTTGTCGAAGCCAAAAGTTAAGGTCAGGGTGGAATAA
- a CDS encoding DUF1294 domain-containing protein, producing the protein MTLNRFCYLLLIIAAIGSLLATHSLVMWFLAINVMTLFMYGADKMAARKGMRRVPEATLLVFGVTGGWPGAIVGQQLFRHKTQKQPFKSYFFISVVVSIAMMAAVYHFSSYSLL; encoded by the coding sequence ATGACCCTTAATCGCTTTTGTTATTTACTCCTGATTATCGCTGCGATCGGCAGCCTTCTTGCTACCCATTCTCTGGTCATGTGGTTTCTGGCGATCAACGTGATGACGTTGTTCATGTATGGCGCCGATAAAATGGCGGCGCGGAAGGGGATGCGCAGGGTTCCGGAAGCGACATTGCTGGTATTTGGCGTGACAGGTGGCTGGCCTGGCGCCATTGTCGGCCAACAACTCTTTCGCCATAAAACCCAAAAGCAGCCCTTCAAAAGCTACTTTTTCATCAGCGTCGTCGTCAGCATCGCCATGATGGCGGCCGTTTATCATTTTTCTTCTTATTCTCTTTTATGA
- a CDS encoding methyltransferase: MSQRNSLDLLSRKEGMCLLEQSMGFVWQAALRAVAILGVADLLVEGKKSVKQLAKELNVDGDYLHRIMRLLSSRGVFNELSETEYGLSHSAQFLRSDHEFSLRAAVLMLTDQTFWQPAARMDEILQGKPVFNSLFGKPFYDYWQHDDTVTGSNIFHAGMASMSSVENETITGSYSFPENAVVADIAGGLGNLLLAILRRNPTLTGILFDQKDVLERNRLSLLNDNRRWKTVEGSFFEACPAADIFLLKYILMDWPDEKAIQILQCCRNAMKDNSRLLIFEPLIKKENNQQGRFEIDLLLLTSFDGGRARTEPEYQVLFEQTNLKLNKIIDTGSYLSILEVIPV, encoded by the coding sequence ATGTCACAACGTAATAGTCTGGATTTGCTAAGCCGTAAAGAAGGAATGTGTTTGTTAGAGCAAAGCATGGGTTTTGTCTGGCAGGCAGCACTTCGGGCTGTCGCGATATTAGGCGTTGCAGATCTTCTGGTTGAAGGAAAGAAATCCGTTAAGCAGCTGGCGAAGGAGCTTAATGTCGATGGCGACTATCTTCATCGAATCATGCGCTTATTGTCTTCGCGTGGGGTGTTCAACGAATTATCCGAAACGGAATACGGTCTTAGCCATTCAGCTCAATTCCTGCGTTCCGATCATGAATTTTCCTTACGGGCGGCAGTTCTTATGTTGACAGACCAAACATTCTGGCAGCCAGCGGCTAGAATGGATGAAATATTACAAGGCAAACCTGTTTTTAATTCATTGTTTGGCAAGCCTTTTTACGATTACTGGCAGCATGATGACACGGTGACGGGAAGCAACATTTTTCATGCTGGTATGGCCTCTATGTCATCCGTAGAAAATGAAACTATTACTGGTAGCTATTCATTCCCTGAAAACGCTGTCGTTGCCGATATCGCCGGTGGGCTGGGTAATTTATTGCTGGCAATTTTACGTCGAAATCCGACCTTGACAGGGATCTTGTTTGATCAAAAAGACGTGCTTGAGCGGAACAGACTTTCACTATTGAATGATAATCGCCGATGGAAGACCGTAGAGGGCAGCTTTTTTGAAGCCTGTCCTGCAGCGGACATTTTTTTACTTAAATATATTTTGATGGACTGGCCTGATGAGAAGGCGATTCAGATACTTCAGTGCTGCAGAAATGCAATGAAAGATAACTCCCGATTATTAATTTTTGAACCGCTTATTAAAAAAGAAAATAATCAGCAGGGACGATTTGAAATTGACCTTCTTCTGTTAACAAGCTTTGATGGCGGGCGGGCAAGAACAGAGCCTGAGTATCAGGTCTTGTTTGAACAGACCAATTTGAAGCTGAACAAAATAATAGATACCGGTTCCTATCTGTCGATTTTAGAAGTCATACCTGTCTGA
- a CDS encoding GFA family protein produces the protein MAERRNAKCHCGAVAFTVELTDGLNTARRCSCSFCRMRGAVVVSAPLSGIKVTKGEDKLTEYRFNTGTARHFFCSVCGIYTFHQRRSNPNEYGVNVACFENVSPFDFPEVKVMDGVNHPMDGDSGVFGYLSFREKGEEQA, from the coding sequence ATGGCTGAAAGACGAAACGCGAAGTGCCATTGCGGCGCGGTGGCGTTCACCGTTGAGCTCACTGATGGTCTGAATACCGCGCGGCGCTGCAGCTGTTCCTTTTGTCGTATGCGGGGCGCTGTCGTCGTCTCTGCGCCGCTGTCAGGCATTAAGGTGACCAAAGGTGAAGATAAGCTCACCGAGTACCGCTTTAACACGGGAACGGCACGGCATTTCTTCTGCTCGGTATGCGGGATCTACACGTTCCATCAGCGGCGTTCTAACCCAAACGAATATGGCGTTAATGTCGCCTGTTTTGAAAACGTTTCACCTTTTGATTTTCCAGAGGTGAAGGTGATGGACGGCGTTAACCATCCCATGGATGGGGATAGTGGGGTATTTGGATATCTCTCTTTTCGCGAGAAAGGGGAAGAGCAGGCATGA
- the ompC gene encoding porin OmpC, whose protein sequence is MQRKVLALMIPALLIAGSAQAAEIYNKDGNKLDLYGKVDGLHYFSDNKGADGDQTYMRLGFKGETQINNTMTGYAQWEYNIQANNTEGSDNQSWTRLAFAGVKVGDYGSFDYGRNYGVLYDVEGWTDMLPEFGGDSYTKADNFMTGRANGVATYRNTDFYGLVQGLNFALQYQGKNEDASNNQEGTNNGRDTRHENGDGFGISTTYDFGMGITAGAAYTSSDRTNEQVMNTTAGGDKADAWTAGLKYDANNIYLAAMYSETRNMTPYGDNTDAVANKTQNFEVTAQYQFDFGLRPSLSYLQSKGKDLGNGQGDQDLVKYADVGVTYYFNKNMSTYVDYKINLLDEDDNFYKDNGISTDDVVALGLVYQF, encoded by the coding sequence ATGCAAAGAAAAGTACTGGCTCTGATGATTCCGGCTCTGTTAATAGCTGGTTCTGCTCAAGCAGCAGAAATTTATAATAAAGACGGTAACAAATTAGATCTGTACGGAAAAGTAGATGGTCTGCACTACTTTTCCGATAACAAAGGTGCTGACGGCGATCAAACCTATATGCGTCTGGGTTTCAAGGGTGAAACGCAGATCAACAACACGATGACCGGCTATGCGCAGTGGGAATACAACATTCAGGCCAATAACACGGAAGGGTCTGATAATCAGTCCTGGACGCGTCTGGCCTTCGCCGGTGTAAAAGTGGGTGACTACGGCTCCTTCGATTACGGTCGTAACTACGGTGTCCTGTACGACGTGGAAGGCTGGACCGATATGCTGCCTGAGTTCGGTGGCGACTCCTACACCAAAGCCGACAACTTCATGACCGGCCGCGCAAACGGCGTGGCAACCTACCGTAACACCGACTTCTACGGTCTGGTGCAGGGCCTGAACTTTGCGCTGCAGTATCAGGGCAAAAATGAAGACGCCAGCAACAACCAGGAAGGTACCAACAACGGTCGCGACACGCGTCACGAGAACGGTGACGGCTTCGGTATCTCCACAACCTATGACTTCGGCATGGGGATTACAGCGGGTGCCGCGTATACCTCTTCTGACCGCACCAACGAGCAGGTCATGAATACCACTGCGGGTGGAGACAAAGCGGATGCCTGGACGGCGGGCCTGAAGTATGACGCCAATAACATCTATCTGGCGGCAATGTATTCTGAAACCCGCAATATGACCCCATATGGTGATAATACCGACGCCGTGGCGAACAAAACCCAGAACTTCGAAGTGACCGCGCAGTACCAGTTCGACTTCGGCCTGCGTCCGTCCCTTTCCTACCTGCAGTCGAAAGGTAAGGATCTGGGCAACGGCCAGGGCGACCAGGATCTGGTTAAATACGCTGACGTAGGGGTCACCTATTACTTCAACAAAAACATGTCCACCTACGTTGATTACAAAATCAACCTGCTGGATGAAGATGACAACTTCTACAAAGACAACGGCATCAGCACCGATGATGTTGTAGCGTTAGGCCTGGTTTACCAGTTCTGA
- the nifJ gene encoding pyruvate:ferredoxin (flavodoxin) oxidoreductase, protein MQTIDGNGAVASVAFRTSEVIAIYPITPSSTMAEQADAWAGNGLKNVWGDVPRVVEMQSEAGAIATVHGALQTGALSTSFTSSQGLLLMIPTLYKLAGQLTPFVLHVAARTVATHALSIFGDHSDVMAVRQTGCAMLCASSVQEAQDFALISHIATLKSRVPFIHFFDGFRTSHEINKIVPLADDTILNLLPQAEIDAHRARALNPEHPVIRGTSANPDTYFQSREATNPWYNAVYDHVEQAMDDFAAATGRQYKPFEYYGHPQAERVIVLMGSAIGTCEEVVDELLTRGEKVGVLKVRLYRPFSAKHLLSALPESARAVAVLDRTKEPGAQAEPLYLDVMTTLAEAFNQGERETLPRVIGGRYGLSSKEFGPDCVLAVFNELSEAKPKPRFTVGIYDDVTNLSLSLPENTLLSTAKLEALFYGLGSDGSVSATKNNIKIIGNSTPWYAQGYFVYDSKKAGGLTVSHLRVSEQPIRSAYLISQADFVGCHQLQFIDKYQMAERLKPGGIFLLNTPYSADEVWARLPQEVQAVLNQKKARFYVVNAAKIARECGLAARINTVMQMAFFHLTNILPGDSALVELQGAIAKSYSSKGQELVERNWQALALARESLFEVTLQPVNAASPNRPPVVSDAAPDFVKTVTAAMLAGLGDALPVSALPPDGTWPMGTTRWEKRNIAEAIPIWKEELCTQCNHCVAACPHSAIRAKVVSPEEMEAAPASLHSLDVKSRDMRGQKYVLQVAPEDCTGCNLCVEVCPAKDRQDPEIKAINLMSRLEHVEEEKVNYDFFLNLPEIDRSKLERIDIRTSQLITPLFEYSGACSGCGETPYIKLLTQLYGDRMLIANATGCSSIYGGNLPSTPYTTDANGRGPAWANSLFEDNAEFGLGFRLTVDQHRARVMRLLEQFAGQIPAQLNDALHADATPEERREQVAELRRALQGVSGAEQLLTDADALVEKSIWLIGGDGWAYDIGFGGLDHVLSLTENVNILVLDTQCYSNTGGQASKATPLGAVTKFGEHGKRKARKDLGVSMMMYGHVYVAQISLGAQLNQTVKAIQEAEAYPGPSLIIAYSPCEEHGYDLALSHDQMRQLTATGFWPLYRFDPRRADEGKLPLALDSRPPSDALAETLMQEQRFRRLNAQQPEVAGQLWKDAAADLQKRYDFLAQMAGKADKPTSD, encoded by the coding sequence ATGCAAACTATTGACGGTAATGGTGCAGTTGCCTCAGTCGCGTTTCGCACCAGTGAAGTTATCGCCATCTACCCGATTACGCCAAGTTCTACCATGGCCGAGCAGGCGGACGCATGGGCGGGTAACGGGTTAAAAAACGTCTGGGGCGATGTTCCGAGAGTGGTTGAGATGCAGTCTGAAGCCGGTGCGATTGCCACGGTACACGGTGCGCTTCAGACCGGCGCGCTTTCCACGTCGTTTACCTCCTCACAGGGATTGCTGTTAATGATCCCTACGCTTTACAAACTCGCCGGTCAGCTGACGCCCTTCGTTCTGCACGTTGCCGCGCGCACCGTTGCTACCCACGCGCTCTCTATCTTTGGTGACCACTCCGACGTGATGGCCGTGCGCCAGACCGGCTGTGCGATGCTATGTGCCAGCAGCGTTCAGGAAGCGCAGGACTTTGCCTTAATTTCGCATATCGCCACGCTTAAAAGCCGCGTGCCGTTTATTCACTTCTTTGATGGTTTCCGCACCTCTCACGAAATCAACAAAATCGTCCCGCTGGCCGACGATACTATCCTGAATCTGCTGCCGCAGGCGGAAATCGACGCGCATCGCGCCCGGGCTCTGAATCCTGAACACCCGGTTATTCGCGGGACATCGGCGAACCCGGATACCTATTTCCAGTCCCGCGAGGCCACTAATCCCTGGTACAACGCGGTTTACGACCATGTTGAACAGGCAATGGATGACTTTGCCGCCGCAACCGGCCGGCAGTACAAACCGTTTGAGTACTACGGCCATCCGCAGGCGGAACGGGTAATTGTGCTGATGGGGTCAGCCATTGGGACCTGTGAAGAGGTAGTAGACGAGCTGCTGACGCGTGGTGAAAAAGTTGGCGTGCTTAAGGTGCGTCTCTATCGTCCGTTCTCGGCCAAACATCTGCTTTCGGCTCTGCCTGAAAGCGCCCGCGCTGTGGCGGTGCTCGACCGTACCAAAGAGCCGGGCGCGCAGGCGGAACCCCTCTATCTGGATGTGATGACCACCCTGGCAGAAGCCTTTAATCAGGGCGAACGTGAAACGCTGCCGCGCGTAATCGGGGGTCGCTATGGTTTGTCCTCCAAGGAGTTTGGGCCGGACTGCGTGCTGGCGGTATTCAACGAGTTAAGCGAAGCGAAACCCAAACCGCGCTTTACCGTCGGCATTTATGATGATGTGACGAATCTGTCCCTGTCTCTGCCGGAAAACACCCTGCTCTCGACCGCCAAACTTGAGGCGCTGTTCTACGGTCTGGGCAGCGACGGCAGCGTCTCCGCGACCAAAAACAACATCAAAATTATCGGCAACTCCACGCCGTGGTACGCCCAGGGGTACTTCGTCTACGACTCCAAAAAAGCAGGCGGCCTGACCGTATCCCACCTGCGCGTGAGCGAACAGCCCATCCGCTCTGCGTATCTTATTTCTCAGGCCGATTTTGTTGGCTGCCACCAGCTGCAGTTTATCGATAAATACCAGATGGCCGAGCGTCTGAAGCCCGGCGGCATTTTCCTCCTCAATACGCCGTACAGCGCGGACGAAGTCTGGGCGCGGCTGCCGCAGGAAGTTCAGGCGGTGCTGAACCAGAAAAAAGCCCGTTTCTACGTGGTCAACGCTGCAAAAATTGCCCGCGAATGTGGCCTGGCTGCGCGTATTAATACCGTTATGCAGATGGCCTTCTTCCATCTGACCAATATTCTGCCAGGCGACAGCGCGCTGGTGGAGCTGCAGGGTGCGATTGCTAAAAGCTACAGCAGCAAGGGCCAGGAGCTGGTCGAGCGAAACTGGCAGGCGCTGGCGCTGGCACGCGAATCGCTGTTTGAGGTAACGCTGCAGCCGGTGAATGCCGCAAGCCCGAACCGCCCTCCGGTGGTGTCCGATGCGGCGCCCGATTTCGTTAAGACCGTGACGGCGGCGATGCTGGCCGGCCTGGGCGATGCCCTGCCCGTCTCCGCGCTACCGCCGGATGGCACCTGGCCGATGGGCACCACGCGCTGGGAAAAACGTAACATTGCCGAAGCGATCCCCATCTGGAAAGAAGAGCTGTGTACCCAGTGCAACCACTGCGTTGCGGCCTGCCCGCACTCCGCCATTCGTGCCAAAGTGGTTTCACCGGAAGAGATGGAAGCCGCGCCTGCCAGCCTGCATTCGCTGGATGTGAAATCTCGCGATATGCGCGGACAGAAATACGTTCTGCAGGTCGCGCCGGAAGATTGCACCGGCTGTAACCTGTGCGTCGAGGTCTGTCCGGCGAAAGACAGGCAGGATCCGGAGATCAAAGCCATCAATTTGATGTCGCGTCTGGAGCACGTCGAAGAGGAGAAGGTCAACTATGACTTCTTCCTGAATCTGCCGGAAATCGATCGCAGCAAACTGGAACGTATTGATATTCGTACGTCACAGCTGATTACGCCGCTGTTTGAGTACTCCGGGGCCTGCTCCGGCTGCGGTGAAACGCCGTATATCAAGCTGCTTACCCAGCTGTACGGTGACCGGATGCTGATTGCCAACGCAACCGGCTGTTCATCCATCTACGGGGGCAATTTGCCTTCTACGCCGTACACCACCGACGCGAATGGGCGCGGTCCGGCGTGGGCAAACTCGCTATTCGAGGACAACGCCGAATTCGGCCTGGGCTTCCGCCTGACCGTCGACCAGCACCGCGCGCGCGTGATGCGCCTGCTGGAGCAGTTTGCCGGGCAGATCCCCGCTCAGCTCAATGACGCGCTTCATGCGGACGCGACGCCAGAAGAACGTCGTGAGCAGGTTGCTGAGCTGCGCCGCGCGCTGCAGGGCGTTTCGGGGGCTGAACAGCTGCTGACCGACGCTGACGCTCTGGTCGAAAAATCAATCTGGCTGATTGGCGGTGACGGCTGGGCTTACGATATCGGCTTTGGCGGACTGGATCACGTGTTGAGCCTGACCGAAAACGTCAACATCCTGGTTCTGGATACGCAGTGTTATTCCAATACCGGCGGCCAGGCGTCGAAAGCGACGCCGTTAGGCGCGGTAACGAAATTCGGCGAACACGGTAAACGCAAGGCGCGCAAAGATCTCGGCGTGAGCATGATGATGTACGGTCACGTTTACGTCGCGCAAATCTCGCTGGGTGCCCAGCTTAACCAGACGGTGAAAGCGATTCAGGAAGCGGAAGCGTATCCTGGCCCGTCGCTGATCATTGCCTACAGCCCTTGCGAAGAGCATGGCTACGATCTGGCCCTCAGCCACGACCAGATGCGTCAGCTGACCGCGACCGGCTTCTGGCCGCTGTACCGGTTCGACCCGCGTCGTGCAGACGAGGGTAAATTACCGCTGGCGCTGGATTCGCGTCCGCCGTCGGATGCCCTGGCCGAGACGTTAATGCAGGAACAGCGCTTCCGTCGCCTTAACGCCCAGCAGCCGGAAGTGGCCGGGCAGCTCTGGAAAGATGCCGCTGCTGACCTGCAAAAACGCTATGACTTCCTGGCGCAGATGGCGGGTAAAGCCGATAAACCAACCAGCGACTAG